In Melospiza melodia melodia isolate bMelMel2 unplaced genomic scaffold, bMelMel2.pri scaffold_47, whole genome shotgun sequence, one genomic interval encodes:
- the LOC134413657 gene encoding nucleotide exchange factor SIL1-like — MKESEKAERKAREKEVRKKFRPIEQLKEEFEKLNMKIETDYEIMVKLISKFNSSASMLDEKVAALYDLEYYVHQVTRMPQ, encoded by the exons ATGAAGGAAAGTGAGAAGGCAGAAAGGAAG gcCCGAGAGAAAGAGGTGAGGAAGAAGTTCCGGCCCATAGAGCAACTAAAGGAGGAGTTTGAAAAGCTGAACATGAAGATAGAAACAGATTATGAAATTATGGTTAAATTAATCAGCAAATTCAACAGCTCTGCCTCCATGCTGGATGAGAAAGTCGCGGCGCTTTATGATCTCGAATATTATGTTCACCAGGTAACAAGAATGCCTCAGTAA